In the genome of Neisseria lactamica, the window AAAAGCGGCGTGGAAATGTTGTAGGGCAGGTTGCCGACGATTTTCTTTTTGCCTGCGATACTGTTGAAATCAAACTGCAACACATCGCCTTCGTGAATCACCAGCTTATCCGCAAACGGCAGCGTTTTCAGACGGCATACGATGTCGCGGTCGATTTCGACAACGTGCAGGCAGTTCAGTTTTTTCGCCAAAGGTTCGGTAATCGCCGCCAAACCCGGGCCGATTTCAATCACGACATCATCCGCCTGCGGGCGCACGGCGTTGACGATATCGCCGATAATCCGCGTGTCCTGCAAAAAATTCTGCCCGAAACGCTTGCGGGCTTTGTGTTCTTTCATCGGGTTTCCTTTTCGGTTGAAACCACACCCTTTAGGGCGGTAGAATCAGACCCTATTTGGGAGGGGCGTAACCCTTTCCAAATCAGGACGGCACATAGGGCGGTGCTTTATGTGCCGTCCTGTGTGTTGGAACATAAATGTGTTTACAGTATCCGTTTGATGTCGGCATTGTAACCGAAAACGGCAGGGCGTGATAATGCTGTTTGAAGGCTTGCCGTGTTTGGCGGTTTGGTGCAAAAACCGGCTGTCTGCCGTTTGCCTGTCGGAGGATTGAACGTGTCTGAAAATCTGCTTGAAATCGAAACCCATCCCTTCGATCCCGTGTTGCCGCCGAAGGCTGCGGTCATGATGATGGGGACGTTTCCGCCCAAGGAAGACAAACGCGCGATGCAGTTTCATTATCCGAATTTCCAAAACGATATGTGGCGCGTTTACGGGCTGGTGTTTTTTAACGATGCGGCGCATTTCCGGATGCCGTCCCACGGGGAGGCTGCGCACTCTGAAAAAGCGTTTGACGCGGAGAAAATCAAAACGTTTTTGCACGAACGGGGGATTGCGTCCTGCCCGACCGTGTTGAAGGCGGTACGTCAGCACGGCAATGCGTCCGACAAGTTTTTGCAGGTAGTCGAAACCGTCGATTTGGCGGCGGTGTTGGCGAAAATACCCGAGTGCCGCCATATTTGTACGACGGGCGGTAAGGCGACGGAAATCCTGCTCGATATTCAGGGCGGCGGCATCAAAATGCCGAAAACGGGCGAAACCGTGCCGTTTCAGTTTGCCGGACGGGATTTGACGCTGACGCGCCTGCCTTCGACTTCGCGCGCCTATCCTTTGAGTTTGGCGAAAAAGGCAGCGGCGTATCGGGCGTTTTTCGAAATGGCGGGTTTGTGTGAAAAACAGTTATAATTGCCGGCAATTTCCCGTTCGGACGGCATTTTGAAAAATATAGTGGATTAACAAAAATAAGGACAAGGCGACGAAGCCGCAGACAGTACAAATAGTACGGCAAGGCGAGACAACGCCGTACCGGTTTTTGTTAATCCACTATAAATTGCCGTCTGAAAATTTGAAGCACAAGGAAGAAATCCGATGAAAAACTACCACGCGCCCGACGAGAAGGGCTTTTTCGGCGAACATGGCGGGCTTTATGTCTCCGAAACCCTGATTCCCGCCTTGCAAGAGCTGGCGGATGCCTATAAGGCAGCGAAAAACGATCCTGAATTTTGGGCAGAGTTCCACCGCGATTT includes:
- a CDS encoding uracil-DNA glycosylase family protein, producing the protein MMMGTFPPKEDKRAMQFHYPNFQNDMWRVYGLVFFNDAAHFRMPSHGEAAHSEKAFDAEKIKTFLHERGIASCPTVLKAVRQHGNASDKFLQVVETVDLAAVLAKIPECRHICTTGGKATEILLDIQGGGIKMPKTGETVPFQFAGRDLTLTRLPSTSRAYPLSLAKKAAAYRAFFEMAGLCEKQL